The Jiangella alba genome includes the window CGAGGTCGCGCACGTACTCGCCGGGGACGCGGGCGCGGGCGTCGGCGACGGTGGCCTCGTCGGTCTCGCCGAGCGACGCCTCGTCCCACAGCCGGGAGAGCGTCCCGAGCAGCGCGCCGTGCGTGGCCCAGTACCCGGGTTCCTGCCGGGAGCGGGCGCGGTTGTCGTAGGTGGGCAGCCGCGTCACGACGCCGTAGGCGGTCACCGGCGTGCCGAGCTCGCGTAGGACGGACAGCCGCGGGACGACGTCGGCCATCCGGTCCTCGGTGTTGCGCGACGGGATCAGCCCGCCGTGCACGAGCAGCTCGAGCGAGACCAGCACGTGGTCGACGTCCGGCGCGACGCGACGCAGCCACTCGGCGAGGCCGGCGGTGTCGGCGGGCGTCCGGAACGACGGCATCAACTCCTGCGGCGGGGTCAGGACGTCGACGCCGGCGCAGCGGCCGATCGTCGCCGCGTAGCCGCGGGTGTTCGGCCGCTCGTCGGGCGGGAGCAGGGCGATGCGGGTCACGTCGGGCACCTTCCGGAGAGCGGTCAGTAGAGGCCGGGCTCGGCCGGCGCGCAGATCGTCACAGCGCCGTCGCGCACGGTCGTGAGGTCCGGCCGCTCGCCGCCGAGCCGTGCGTTGGCCGCCGGCGCGTACTGGCGGCTGTTGTACTCCAGATGCGGCGAGGGCAGGTCGAACAGGCTGACCAGCCGGGCCGAGTGCACCAGCGCCAGGTCGACCGCGGTGAGGTCCTGGACCGTCACGTAGAGACCGGCCGCCTTGGCGGCGGCGTGCGCGAGCAGCGCCGCGCTGTGCCCCTTGCCCGCCTTGACGACGACCCCGCTCCAGCCGGCGTCGCGCAGCGCCGGCACGGCCTGCGGGTCGGTCAGGCCCTCGTCCATGACGACGGGGACGCGGCGACCGGCGCGGGCCAGCCCGGCCGGGTCCGGCGTGGAGTCCCGCGGCACCGGCTGCTCGACGTAGGCCACGGCCCGCCCGGCCGCCGGATCGATCCGCTCGAGCCGGTCCAGCAGGTCGCCGACGTCGTCCGGCTTCTGGCAGCCCTCGTTCGGGTCGATGGCCAGCGCCAGGTCGAGGCCGAGGTCGCGGCCCAGCCGGTGGACGTCGGCCACCCGGCGGGCGTCCTCGCCCGTGTCGCGCCCGTGCACCTTGACCTTCACGTGCCGCACGCCGTCGGCCGTCAGCCACTCGCGCAGCGACCGGCGGCCGTCCGCGGCGTCGTCCGGCTCCAGCGGGTCGGACCCGCCGACCACGTGCTGGACCTCCAGCCGGGTCCGCCGGGCGGCGAGGAAGTCGCCCGGCCAGCGGCCGCTCAGCGCCGGGCGGAGCCGCACGCCGAGGTCGTCGCGCAGGTGCCGGCCGGTGTACATCGTGTGGGCCGGGAGCTGCGCGGCCCGGGCCCAGGCGTCGTGCAGCGCGTTGTCGACGGCGCCGAGCGACAGCAGCGCGGCCAGCGGCGGCACCGGCTCGCCGAGCCCGACGGCCGCGGCGGCGCCCGCGGCGGCGTCGCCCAGGGCCTCGTGGGCGTCGAACCATCGGCCGATCGGGTCGGCCGGCGGCAGGCCGCACGCCTCGCCGGCCAGCCGGCGGGTCAGGTCGCGCAGGACGGCGTCGCGCTGCTCGACCGTGAGGTCCGAACGGGGCCAGGCCCACGGGACCGAGAGGATCGACGCGCCGCGGCCGGTGGCCGTCCGGCCCGCGCGGTTGCGGACGTCCACCTCGACGACCGCGACCGTGAACCAGGCGATGGTCCGCCCGCTGATGACGAAGGGGTGGGCGAGGTCGGTCTGCGTGAACGTCACCCGGGCGTCGAGCACCTCGACGTCGGTGTCGATCTCGGTCACGGCTGGGCCTCCAGTTCGACGAGCTGCAGCAGATTGCGGGCGATGTGGAACGGGTCCTTCACCGGCAGCGCCACGACCTCGTCGAGCGGCCGGCCGGCGCGGTCGCGGATCTGGATCCACTCCGCGCCGTCGGCGCCGCCGGGGAAGGTGTCCAGCGTGTAGTCCCAGATGCGGTCGAACCACTCGCCCGCGCCGGTGTCGCCGTAGCGGCGCGCGGCCAGCGCCGTCGTGTAGGCGGCCTCCGTGTGCACCCACCAGAGCTTGGTGTCCCAGGTGCGGGCGAGCAGCCGCTCGTACGGCGTGCCCGAGTCGTGGCCGCGCGGTGCCGCGGGCGCGGCGCGGTCGACGTAGCGGAACAGGCCGCCGTGGGTCTCGTCCCAGGCCGACGCGCACAGCGGCGCCACGCTGGCCAGCAGGTCCGGCACGACGTCCCGGCGGCCGAGCAGCTCGGCCGTGTGCAGGGCGACCCAGAGGCCCTCCAGCGCGTGGCCGGGCACCCGGTGCCGCGCCACCAGCGTCTCGTCCAGGCCCGGGCCGGTCGGCCGCATCTCCACGAAGGTGCCGTCGGGGAGCCGGTGGCCGAGCATGACGTCCAGCGCGGAGTCCAGGCGGTCGCGGTCCGGCTCCGGCAGACCGCCGAGCCGCTGCCGGGCCTCCGCGTGCACGAGCAGCGTGTTGAGCAGGATCATCCGCGGCCCGAACGCGGCGAACCCGGGCGGGACGTCGTACGGCGGCGTCGGCGCGGTGCCGTCGTCGATGTCGCGCGCGGCCCGCGCCAGGATCGGCTCGGCCAACTCCAGCCAGCCCGGCTCCGCGGTGACGGCGGCCAGTTCGGCCAGCCCCATGACCACGAAGCAGTCGGCGTACACGCTGCGCGTCTCGCCGTTCGGCCCGGCCGCCGGCGTGCCGTCGGTGGCCGTGACGAAGTGGCACGTCGCGTCGTCGCGGATGGCGTGACGGGCGAGGAACGCCGCGCCGGCCTCGGCGTGCCGGACGAGGGCGGCGGCGTCGGCGTCGAGCCGGTCGCGGTCGGCCAGCCCGGCCGCACGGGCGAGCAGCCAGACGAAGCGCCCCTGCGACCACGTGTACTTGTCGGTCGACGCCAGCGTGCGGCCGCGGTTGTCGAAACACGTGTGGAAACCGCCGTGCCCGGGGTCGATCCCGTGCTCCAGCCAGAACGGCAGGATGACCTTCTCCAGTTCGGTCCGAGCGTTGGATCGCATCGCTTTCCTCAAGGTAGCAATCGCTTGCAATGGATTTTCGCGGCTACAGTAGCGCGTGGGAAGGAGAGCAGTGACAGGCGAACGATCGAAACGGGTGACGATCTACTCGATCGCCCAGGAATGCGGCGTCTCGGCGTCCACCGTGTCCCGGGCCTTCACCCGCCCCGACATCGTGAACGACGACGTCCGCGAGCGCATCCATGCCGTCGCGAGGCGCCTGGGCTACCAGCCGAACAAGGCCGCGCGAGGACTGGCCACCGGCCGCGCGGGCATGGTGGGCCTGCTCGTCCCCGACATCACCAACCCGTTCTTCCCGCCGCTCGTCCGCGCCATCCAGAAGGCCGCGTCGGTCCAGGACTGGTCCGTCCTGCTGCTCGACGCCGACGAGGTGGCGCACGAGGAGACCGAGCTCGTCGAGCAGGTCAGGGCCCAGGTCGACGGCCTGATCGTCGCGTCGCCGCGCTCGCCCGACGCCGACCTCGAGGCCACCCTCGGCGACCTCCCCGCCGTCATCGTCAACCGCGTCGTCGCCGGCCGCCCGAGCGTCGTCTGCGACAACTCGGCGGCGCTGACCGCCGCCGGGCAGCACCTGCACCAGCTCGGGCACCGGCGGTTCGCGCTGCTGCGCGGCCCCGAGGCATCCTGGGCGGCGCGGCAGCGGGCCGAGGCCATCCGTGCCTGGGCGCTCGCGGCCGGGGTCGAGCTGGTCGAGCTCGGCGACTTCGCCGCGTCCTACGAGGGCGGGCGCGAGGCGGCGCCGGCGCTGCTCGGCAGCGACGCCACCGCGGCGTTCGCGTTCGACGACCTCATGGCCTGCGGGGTGCTGGCCGGCCTGGCCGAGGCCGGCCGCTCCGTTCCCGACGACCACAGCCTGGTCGGCTGCGACGACGTCCTCCTGGCCCAGACGGTGACCCCCAGCCTCACCACCGTCACGGCCCCGGTCGGCGAGCTGGGCTCGACGGCCATCGCCCTCCTCCGTGCCGCCATGCGCGGCGACGACGCCCGCGAGGTCCGCCTCGACGGCACGCTCTCGCTGCGCGCGTCCACCGGCGCCGTCCCGGCCGGAGTCGTCAGCGGCTGACCGCGGCGTATTCGCGCTGGTGAGCTCCACCCCCTCGCCACCGGCGTTGTCAGCCGGGCCAGGATCCCCCGGGCCGAGGTTGGTCACGGGGACATGGCCGGTGCCGTGACCTGCTGCCTAGATTGACGAGCATGCCGGGCACCTCGGGCCCCGGAGCGCGAGGGGGAGCGGTGTGCGAATGGACTGGATGACCGGCGGCCAGGCGGCGGTGACGGCGCTGGCCGCCCACGGCGTCGAGGTGGTCTTCGGGATCCCCGGCAGCCACAACCTGGAGATCTACCGGCACCTGACGGCGGCCGGCATCCGGCACGTCGTCTGCCGGCACGAGCAGGGCGCCGGTTACGCGGCCGACGGGTACGCGCGGGTCGCCGGGCGGCCCGGGGTGATCGTCACGACCAGCGGGCCGGGCATCCTCAACGCGGCGGCGTCGCTCGCCAGCGCTTACGGCGACTCAGTGCCGGTGCTGGCCCTCACGCCGGGCCCGCCGCGCGGCACCGAGCGGCTGGACCGCGGCTGGATGCACGAGGTGAAGGACCAGCGCGCCGCGCTGGACGCGATCGTGGACCGCGCCGTGCGCTGCGAGAGCCCGCAGGCGGTGGCCGACGCGGTCGGCGACGTGTTCGCCGGCTGGGCCGTCACCCGGACCCGCCCGGTCGTGCTGGAGATCCCGGTCGACGTGCTCGCCGAGGCCGGCCCGGTCAGGCCCATCGGCGTCCGGCCCGCGCCGGCCGCGCCGGTCGCGCCGGACGCCGCGCTGGTCCGGGCGGCGGGCGTGCTCGACGCCGCCGCCACACCGGTCGTCGTCGCCGGTGGCGGGGCGATCCGCGCCACGGCGGCGGTGCGCGCGCTGGCCGAGCGGCTGGGCGCGCCGGTCGTCGAGACCCAGCGCGGCAAGGGCGTTCTGCCGGCCGGTCACGAGCTCGCCGTCGGGCCGGCGCTGGGCACCACCGCCGGACGGGCGCTCGTCCGCGCGGCGGACGCCGTCCTCGTCGTCGGCACCGAGCTGAGCGACGCCGAGGCCGGCGGCGAGTCGCTGGTCTGCACCGGCACCGTGATCCGGGTGGACCTCAGCCAGGCCCAGTTGCACAAGAACCTGCCCGCCGACCTGCCGCTGCTGGGCGACGCCCGACGGGTGCTGGACCGGCTGGCCGTGCTCGTCCAGCCGGCCGGCGACGACAGCGGCGCCACTCGCGCGCGGCAGGCCGCCGACGCCGTCGCCGCGGAACTCGACGAGATGCTGCGGCCGCGCCGCTGGATCCACGACGCGCTGGTGAAGGTGCTGCCGGCCGGCGCCGTGCTCACCGGCGACAGCTCACAGGTGACCTACAAGGGGACCATCCACCTGTGGCCCGCGCCGGCGCCGGACCGCGTCCTGGCGCCGTCCGGGTTCGCCACCCTCGGCTACGCCGTCCCGGCCGCCGTCGGCGCGACCGTGGCCGGCCCCGGCGTGCCGGTCGTCGCCGTGCTCGGCGACGGCGCCCTGATGTTCAGCGTCCAGGAGCTGCGGACCGCCGCCGACCTCGGACGCCCGCTGCCGGTCGTCGTCGCCGACAACGGCGGCTACGCCGAGATCGCCGAGGAGATGGACGCCGCGGGGATCCCGCGGCTCGGCGTCGACCTGCCACCGCCGGACTATCCGGCACTGGCCGCCGCCATGGGCGCGGCCTACGCGGCCGTGACGGACGCGGCGACGCTCGCCGACGCCCTCGCCGCCGCGCTCGACCATCCGGGGCCGACGTTGATCCTGGCCCGGTCCTGACAACCAGAGAATGAGGTCGATTGCCATGAAGAGCAGAAACCTGGCCGTCGCGAGCATCGCCGGCGCCGCCGCGCTGCTGCTGGCCGCCTGCGGAGGCGGTGGCGACACCGCGCAGACCGGCGGCGGCGACGGCGGTTCGGTCACGTTCGTCGCCTGGGGCGGCAACGCCCAGGAGGCCGCGACCAAGGGCTGGCTCGAGCCGTTCTCCGAGGAGACCGGCATCCAGGTCGTCCAGGACAGCCCCAACGACTACGCGAAGTTCCAGCAGATGGTCGAGAGCGGCAACGTCATCTGGGACGTCGTCCAGTCCGGCTCCGACATCGGCGTGGTCGACGACCCCAACGGCATCCTCACCGAGATCGACTGCACGGTGGTGCCCTGCGACGAGCTGAACGGCCTGTTCGGGGCGGAGAAGTACGGCATCCCGGCGCTGGTGTTCAGCGTCGTGCTCGGCTACAACACCGAGGCGTTCGACCAGGCGCCGACGTCGTGGGCCGACTTCTTCGACGTCGAGGCGTTCCCCGGCAAGCGGGCCATCTACGCCAAGGACGCCTCCGGCGGACTGCAGGGCCTGCTCGACCTCGCGCTCATCCAGGACGGCGTCCCCATCGACGAGCTGTACCCGCTGGACGTCGAGCGGGCCCTGGCCAAGCTGGAGACGATCAAGGACCACCTGATCTTCTACAACGACTTCGCCGAGTGCACGAACCTGCTCGCGACCGGCGAGGCCGTCATGGCCAACTGCTACAACGGCCGCATCGCGCTGGCCGAGGAGGAGGGGCTGCCGGTCGGCCTCGTGTGGTCGAACCAGGTGCAGTACGCCGACTACATGGTCGTGCCGAAGGGCGCTCCGGCCGAGGAGAACGCCATGCGGCTGATCGCCTACATGGTCGACAAGGACACCAGCGCCCAGCTGGGCAGCTTCATCGCCTACGGCTCGCCGAACCCGCAGGCGTCGCCGGACCCGGACGTCGCGGACACGCTGCCGACGTCGAACGAGCTGTCCGGCGCCGACGCCCCGATCCGCATCGACGACGCGTGGTGGGTCGAGAACCTCGAGGCCGTCAACCAGCGCTGGGCGGAGTGGAAGGCCCAGTGACCTCGCCAGAGACGGGCCGGCGCCTGCGCCGGCCCGACTTCTGGACGCTGGCCGGACTGCCCGGGCTGCTGTTCGTGCTGCTGGCCTTCGGCGTCCCGATGGTGACGATCGTCGTGCGCAGCCTCACCGACCCGTCGCCGGAGAACTTCCAGTTCCTCTTCACCGACGAGCTGTTCCGCCGCTCGCTGCTGCGCACGGTGTACGTGGCGCTGCTGGTGACGGCGCTCAGCGTGCTGCTGGGCTACCCGTACGCGTACGCGATGGCGCGCAGCGGGCCGGTGCTGCGCACGTGGCTGATGGGCGCGCTGCTGCTGTCGTTCTGGACCAGCCTGCTGGTGCGCACGTTCGCCTGGGGCGTCCTGCTCAGCAACACCGGCGTCGTCAACGACCTGCTGCTCGACCTCGGCATCATCGACCAGCCGCTGCCGCTGATCCGGAACCTGTTCGCCGTGCTCGTCGGCATGGTGCACGTGCTGGTGCCGTTCGCCATCCTGGCGATCTACGCGTCGCTGCGCGGCGTCGACGCCGAGCTCGAGCAGGCGGCGCAGGTCATGGGGGCGCGTCCGGCGCGGGCGTTCTGGCACGTGACGCTGCCGCTGTCGCTGCCCGGGGTGGCGGCCGGCGCGGTGCTGGTGTTCGTGCTCTCGCTCGGGTTCTACCTGACGCCGGCGCTGCTCGGCGGGCCGGCCGACATCCTCGTCAGCCAGTCGATCGTGCTGCAGGTGCAGCAGTACCTCGACCCCGGCGTCGGGTCGGCGATGGCCGTCGTGCTGCTCGCGCTGGTGCTGGCGTTCCTGGCCATCGCGTCGAAGGTGGTCGGCCTCGGGCGCATCCTCGGCGTGACCGGCAAGGAGGGGACCTCATGAGGGCCGGCCTGTTCGTGCGGGTGTTCGGCCTGGTGTTCGCCGCGATCCTGATCATCCCGACGGTGGTCGTGACCGCGACGGCGTTCACCGAGGGCAGCATCATCACGTTCCCGCCGCAGGGGATGTCCTGGCGGTGGTTCGAGGAGGTGCTGACCGACCCGGTGTGGACCGGGGCGATCCGCACCAGCCTGACGGTCGGCGTGCTCGCGGCGGTGATCGCCGTCGTGGTGGGGACGTCGCTGGCGCTGGCGGCCGCCCGCGGCGGGCTGCTGCCGAGCAGCCTCGTCGTGGCCGTCGGCATGACCCCGATGGTCGTGCCGCTGGTCGTCGTCGCCATCGGCGTCTACTTCGTGTACGTGCGCATCGGGCTCTACGGCGGCATCCTGTCGCTGGCCCTGGCGCACGCCGTGCTGGGCGTCCCGTTCGTCCTCGTCAACGTGCTGGCGGCGCTGCGCTCGCTGGACCCGCACGTCGAGGAGGCGGCGCGGGCCTGCGGCGCCGGACCGGTGCGGACGCTGCTGCGCGTCACCGTCCCGCAGATCCTCCCGGCGGCGCTGATCGGCGGCCTGTTCGCCTTCATCACGTCGTGGGACGAGGTGGTCGTGGCGATCTTCCTCAACACGCCCACGCTGCGCACCCTGCCGGTCGTGATCTGGGGGCAGGTGCGCTCCGGCCTGGAGCCGTCCACCTCGGCCGTCGCCACCATCCTCACCGTCGTCTCGCTGGTCGTCTTCGCCCTCACGGCCGCCATCAGCTCTCGTCGATCCCGGAGTCGCCGTGTTCACTGACAAGTCCCGATCGCGTGGCGCGGACGCGCCCGGTGCCGGCCTGTCCCTGGAGGGCATCGCCAAGCACTACGGCTCGGTCCGTGCCGTCGACGACGTCTCGCTGACCATCGAGCCCGGCCAGTTCGTCACGCTGCTCGGCGCCTCCGGCTCCGGCAAGACCACGCTGCTGCGGGTGATCGCCGGGTTCCTGGAGCCGTCCGCCGGCCGGGTGCTGATCGACGGCCGCGACGTCACCTCGGTGCCCGTGCACCGCCGCAACATCGGCATGGTGTTCCAGAGCTACGCGCTCTTCCCGCACCTGTCGGTCGCGCGGAACATCGCGTTCCCGCTGGCCATGCGCGGCATGCGCAAGGCGGAGCGGCGCGCGCTGGTGACGCAGGCGCTGGAGTCGGTGCACCTGCCCGGCTACGAGGACCGGATGCCGGCCCAGCTGTCCGGCGGACAGCGGCAGCGGGTGGCGCTGGCCCGGGCGATCGTCTCGCGGCCCAGCCTGCTGCTGATGGACGAGCCGCTGGGCGCGCTGGACCGCCGGCTGCGCGAGGTGCTTCAGGTGGAGATCCTCAAGCTCAGCCGGGAGCTCGGGCTGACGGTCGTCAACGTCACGCACGACCAGGAGGAGGCGTTCACGATGAGTGACCGGATCGCCCTGCTGGCCGACGGCAAGCTGGTCCAGTACGCCTCGCCGGAGGAGATCTACACCCGCCCGGTCTCCGACGTCGCCGCCGGTTTCCTCGGCGAGTCCAACCTGCTGCGCGGCGTGCTGACCCGCACCGCGGACGGGCGGCTGACGCTGCCGGCCGAGGACGGCCACGTCGAGGTCGACGCCGCGACGGCGGTCCGCGCCAAGCCCGACGCCGGCGATGAGGTGGTCGTCGTGGTGCGGCCGTGGTCGGTCGGCGTCGAGCGGCTGGGCCGCGACGGCGCCGAGCCCGGCGGCCCCTGCTGGCTGCGCGGCAGGCTCAGCGCCGTCATCTACGCCGGCGACTCGCAGAAGCTCATCGTCGAGCGTCCGGACGGCTCCGAGGTGGTGGTGCGCCGCTCGATGGACGGCCAGTTCGAGGCCGAGCCGGGAGAGGAGGTCCTGCTGACCTGGTCGTCCCGCGACGCCGTCGTCACCACGGCCGGCTGAGCCGCCGTACCCGTACGTGTATTCCAGAAAGGACATCCGTTCATGACGTTCACCAGCCGGCAGTCGTTGGCCGTCAAGCTCGTCGAGGATCTCGCCCCCGAGCTGTCCGAGTTCCACCGTCAGATCTGGTCGTACTCCGAGAGCGCCTGGCGCGAGTACCGGTCGGCCAAGCTGTACGTGGACCGGCTGCGGGCGGAGGGCTTCGAGGTCGAGGAGGGCTCCGGCGGCATGCCGACGGCGTTCCACGCGACGTGGGGGAGCGGCGGCCCGCAGGTGGCGGCCTACGCCGAGTACGACGCCACACCCGGCTACAGCCAGGACGCCGTCGCCGAGCGCGGCCCGCAGCCGGGGCTGCACCACTGGGCGCCGGGCTTCACCGACGCGCACAGCGCCCTCGGCGTCGGCGCGCTGGCCGGCGCCATCGCGGCCAAGCGGGCGCTGGAGGAGACCGGCGGGCCCGGCACGATCCACCTGTTCGGCGAGCCGGCCGAGAAGGTCTGCGGATCCAAGGCCGTGCATGCGGCCAAGGGCTACTACGACGACCTCGACGCGGCCATCAGCTACCACCCGTACTGGCACAACACCGCGCTGTGGGACATCACCAACTGCCTCTACTGGTCGGTCGTCTTCACCTTCGAGTGCGTGGAGGAGGAGCCGTGGGGCAAGGAGCTGTTCCGCAGCAACTCCGTCGGCAGCCACAACCTCGTGCGCTCGCCGGGGGCGCTGGACGCGCTCAGCCTCATGGTCACGACGACCAAGTACACCAAGGAGAACATGTTCCCGAGCACGGGCTCGTGGACGCTCAACGAGGCGGTGCTGGGGGCCAGCCACGCGACCGCCGACAACCTGCCGCCGCGCATCTCGCAACTGCAGTTCAGCTGGCGCTCGCCGCTGTACGACATCCAGGAGCAGATCCAGGACGTCCTCGTCCGCAACGCCCGCCACGTCGCCGCCATCACCAACACGCAGGTCTCCATGCGCTGGGTCACCCGGACCCGGCCCGGCCTGCCGAACCACGCGCTGACGACCGCGCTGTACGAGAACCTCACCGAGCTCGGCCCGACGACGTTCGGCCCGGAGGCGCGGGCGTTCGCCGCGCAGCTGGAGAAGGCGGTCGGGCTGGAGCCGTCGGAGGCGCCGTTCCTGCCCGAGAACGAGGTGCTGATCAGCCCGCAGGAGACCGACCGCAGCATCCGCGAGCACCTGGTGCCCTGGCAGGACTGCACCGGCGCCGACGACTACACCGAGTACTCCTGGCACGCGCCCACGGTGCGCTTCTTCACGTCCAAGCCGTTCCTCGGCCAGCTCGGCATCGACCTGTGGCACTGGGCGAACAACGCGATGAACGGCTACCCGGCCGCCATCGACCCGTGCTGGGTCAAGGGCGGCCAGACCATCGCCGCCACGGCGCTGCAGGTGATCGACGACGAGGCGATGCTGGCCGCGGCCAAGGACGAGTACGACCGGCGCCGCGGCGAGGCCGACCCGCGCCTGGTGCGCCCGCTGTTGCCGGCCGACTTCGCCGCGCCGACGGAGCTGCCCTGGCCGGAGTACGTGCAGACCAGCCGCGGCTTCGAGTGGACGCTGCCGACCACCCGCGACTACGGCGAGCGCATCGCGTGAGCGACCGGCGCCCGCCGGTGTGCGGCCGACGGCGTGCGCCGGCCGTCCGGCGGCGTCTGCCGGTCGGTCAGCGGCGTCCGCCGGTCTACTGGAGGTGACCGGCGGGCGTCCGCCGCGGCTGCCGCTGTTCGGTTCGCTGGCGCTGGTGTGCGCGCTGGAGACGCTGTTCGCGGCGGCCGTGCCGGCGTTGCTGCTCACCCGGCTGGCCGGCGCGCAGTACCTGGTGGGCGTCGTGATCGGGGCGGCGCTGGGGCTCGGCCTGCTGGCCACACCGGCGGCGACCGCGCGGCTGGGGCGCGGCGCCGGGCGCGCGGTGGTGGCCTGGTGCGCGGCCGGCCTGCTGGTGTCCGGCGCGCTGTCGCTGACCCCGGCCGGGCTGCCGGTGGCCGCCGTCGTCGGGACCGCGCTGGTCTTCGGGGTGGCCCGGGCCGTCACGATGCTCGCGCTGCTCACCGAGGTGGGCCGGCTCGGCCCGGCATCGCCCGGCCAGGGCCTCAACAGCGCCGCACAACGGCTGGGCTCCGGCCTGGGCGGGCTGGCGGCCGGCTGGGTCGTGGCCGGTGAGCGGTACGCGGAGGGCGCGGCGCTGCTCGCGACCGGCGCGGCCGTGGTCGCGCTGCTCAGCCGGTGGAGTACCTCCGGCCCGGCCGTGGCGCCGGGCCCGGCCCGGCCGTTGCGGCGGCGCTTCGCCGAGACCGGCGCCCTGCTGCGCCGCGACCGCGCGGTGCAGGCGGCCAGCCTGGTCAACCTGCTGGTGTGGCTGTGCGTGATCGTCGGCAACTCGCTGGTGCCGGTCGCGCTGCTGGACCGCGGCTGGTCGGCCGCGTCGACCGGCGCCGGGATCGTCGTGCTGGTGCTGCTGCGCGACCTGACGTCCGCGGCGGCCGGAGCGACCTGCTGGCCGCTGGTGCGCAGGCTGCCGGTCGCCGCCGTCGTCGCCGGGGCGACGGCGCTGCAGCTGGCCGCCGTGGTGGTGCTGCTGGCCGGCGGATTCGGCATCGCCGCGCTGGCCGCCGCGTCGGTGCTGTCGGGCGCCGCGGTCGCCGTCGGCATCGCGTGCGCGAACGTCGTCGCGACCACCGCGTCCTGGGCGGCGCCGGAGCGGATCCCGGTGCGGCTGGCCGCGAGCCAGTACCTCACCGGCCTGCCGATCACGGCCGCGTCGATCCTGCTGGTGGTGGCGCTGGACGACCTCGGCGCGACGACGGCGCTGGTTCTGACGGCGGCGGCGACGGCGCTCGCGGGCGCGGCGGCGGCAGGGCGGCTGGTGGCCGGAGTCCGCTAGCCGCCGCCCGGCGGGTGGGCGGCCACCGCGAGCCACAGCTGCATCCGTCCCGCGGTGGCGGACAGGTCGAGGCCGGTGAGCCGCTCGATCTGTGCCACCCGGTACTTCACCGTGTTGCGGTGCACGACCAGCGTCTCGGCGGCGCGGGCGATGGAGAAGTCCTCGTCGATCAGCACCCGTACGGTCCCCATGAGGTTGGCCGGGGTGCGCTGGTCGGCCTCGATCAGCGGCCGCAGGCACTCCCGCGCCAGCTCCGCCATCGCCGGCTGCTCCTGCGCCATGAGCAGGCCGGACAGGCTCAGGGCGTGGCGCGGGTTGACCCCGGGGCCGCGGCTGAGGCCCTCGCGGGCCTCGAGGTAGCTGGTGCGCAGCCCGTCGGCGCCGGGCAGCATGGTGCCGGCGCCGACGTGCGGTGTGCCGCCCAGGGCGACGAGGTGGGCGTGCAGCATGCGGGCGTACTCGTCCGGGTCGCCGCTCTCCGGCACGATCAGGCACAGCGCGCCGTCGACGTGGGCGGACAGGCCGATGTTCTCGGCGCGGTCGATGGGCAGCGGGAGCACCTGGCGCGACAGGTCCCGCCGCGGGTCGGCGAACCGGCCCAGCACGACGGCGTGCGGCTCGGCGGCGACGACGCCGTGCCGAGCCAGCCGCCGCTCCGCCTCCGGCTGCGACAGCGCCCGCCGGACGATGTCCTCGATGACCTGGCCGGCCAGCTCGCGCCGGCCGCTCAGCTCGGCCGCGTGCCGGGCCAGCTCCAGGCCAATCAGCCCGACGGCGAAGTGCAGCATGTCGGCGGAGTCCGGCGGCTCGGGCGTGATCAGGTAGCCGGCCGGCACGCCGCCGGCCGCGATGGGCGTCCGGGTCTCGCCGCCGCGCGGCCGGGCACCCAGGTGGTGCGCGTCGTACGGGGTCGCGACGGCGTGCGCGGGCGGGTACTGCGCGATGATCCCGCCCTGCGGATCGACGACGCGGACGTGCTGGCCGAGGCTGCGCGACAGCGCGGCGACGGTCGCCTGGACGCTGCCGGTCGACAGCACGGTCTCCAGAAGGACGGTCTGCGCCTGCGCCTGCCGGCTGGCAGTCAGGCAGTCGGCGCGGTGGATCACCTGGTCGGCGACGTACCGGCTGATGGCCGCGAACGGCGTGCCGGCGGCGACGGCGAGCACGGCCAGGCCGGCGTCGGCGGCGGCCGACACGACCGGGGGAGGCACGGCGCGCAGCGGGCCGTCCAGCCCGAAGCCGACGCACGAGGCGCCGGCGCTCCCGACGCGGTG containing:
- a CDS encoding ABC transporter substrate-binding protein, with translation MKSRNLAVASIAGAAALLLAACGGGGDTAQTGGGDGGSVTFVAWGGNAQEAATKGWLEPFSEETGIQVVQDSPNDYAKFQQMVESGNVIWDVVQSGSDIGVVDDPNGILTEIDCTVVPCDELNGLFGAEKYGIPALVFSVVLGYNTEAFDQAPTSWADFFDVEAFPGKRAIYAKDASGGLQGLLDLALIQDGVPIDELYPLDVERALAKLETIKDHLIFYNDFAECTNLLATGEAVMANCYNGRIALAEEEGLPVGLVWSNQVQYADYMVVPKGAPAEENAMRLIAYMVDKDTSAQLGSFIAYGSPNPQASPDPDVADTLPTSNELSGADAPIRIDDAWWVENLEAVNQRWAEWKAQ
- a CDS encoding ABC transporter permease → MTSPETGRRLRRPDFWTLAGLPGLLFVLLAFGVPMVTIVVRSLTDPSPENFQFLFTDELFRRSLLRTVYVALLVTALSVLLGYPYAYAMARSGPVLRTWLMGALLLSFWTSLLVRTFAWGVLLSNTGVVNDLLLDLGIIDQPLPLIRNLFAVLVGMVHVLVPFAILAIYASLRGVDAELEQAAQVMGARPARAFWHVTLPLSLPGVAAGAVLVFVLSLGFYLTPALLGGPADILVSQSIVLQVQQYLDPGVGSAMAVVLLALVLAFLAIASKVVGLGRILGVTGKEGTS
- a CDS encoding ABC transporter permease; its protein translation is MRAGLFVRVFGLVFAAILIIPTVVVTATAFTEGSIITFPPQGMSWRWFEEVLTDPVWTGAIRTSLTVGVLAAVIAVVVGTSLALAAARGGLLPSSLVVAVGMTPMVVPLVVVAIGVYFVYVRIGLYGGILSLALAHAVLGVPFVLVNVLAALRSLDPHVEEAARACGAGPVRTLLRVTVPQILPAALIGGLFAFITSWDEVVVAIFLNTPTLRTLPVVIWGQVRSGLEPSTSAVATILTVVSLVVFALTAAISSRRSRSRRVH
- a CDS encoding ABC transporter ATP-binding protein, which produces MFTDKSRSRGADAPGAGLSLEGIAKHYGSVRAVDDVSLTIEPGQFVTLLGASGSGKTTLLRVIAGFLEPSAGRVLIDGRDVTSVPVHRRNIGMVFQSYALFPHLSVARNIAFPLAMRGMRKAERRALVTQALESVHLPGYEDRMPAQLSGGQRQRVALARAIVSRPSLLLMDEPLGALDRRLREVLQVEILKLSRELGLTVVNVTHDQEEAFTMSDRIALLADGKLVQYASPEEIYTRPVSDVAAGFLGESNLLRGVLTRTADGRLTLPAEDGHVEVDAATAVRAKPDAGDEVVVVVRPWSVGVERLGRDGAEPGGPCWLRGRLSAVIYAGDSQKLIVERPDGSEVVVRRSMDGQFEAEPGEEVLLTWSSRDAVVTTAG
- a CDS encoding helix-turn-helix domain-containing protein, coding for MTISALPLTRPHAPAPHTRTCTASDLAAAGLGLRLLGPDDADARVTWVTETEQADPTPHVVRGSLVLTRGRRLRTVADHVAFVHRVGSAGASCVGFGLDGPLRAVPPPVVSAAADAGLAVLAVAAGTPFAAISRYVADQVIHRADCLTASRQAQAQTVLLETVLSTGSVQATVAALSRSLGQHVRVVDPQGGIIAQYPPAHAVATPYDAHHLGARPRGGETRTPIAAGGVPAGYLITPEPPDSADMLHFAVGLIGLELARHAAELSGRRELAGQVIEDIVRRALSQPEAERRLARHGVVAAEPHAVVLGRFADPRRDLSRQVLPLPIDRAENIGLSAHVDGALCLIVPESGDPDEYARMLHAHLVALGGTPHVGAGTMLPGADGLRTSYLEAREGLSRGPGVNPRHALSLSGLLMAQEQPAMAELARECLRPLIEADQRTPANLMGTVRVLIDEDFSIARAAETLVVHRNTVKYRVAQIERLTGLDLSATAGRMQLWLAVAAHPPGGG